From the Maioricimonas rarisocia genome, one window contains:
- a CDS encoding type II secretion system F family protein: MDPTNAVALLLLWMTLLAAFVFWFRSWMAHRQIERRLQSPAADQPPRDHLSQGTSSGLIGQWLFRAGYRSRNAVTIFLALSLLGLLTGAGVVSFLLWSGVDDVLERLLVTLPGGVGEVFLPFAWASPWLAAGFLASLPALLVASRRKKRVQQIEQDLPLTLDLLSTLAEAGLSFDSALDRILMTQPRERPLATEFRLFQMDILAGRGRIDALRRLLRRGEVPWFSIFISAVMHSEQVGSSLAQTLRAQADDLRVRRRERALAFAMAVPVRLLGPLIICFLPGIMTATLGPIVYQIVQVLDSFLRGALAT, translated from the coding sequence ATGGACCCGACAAACGCCGTCGCTCTGCTCCTGCTGTGGATGACGCTGCTGGCCGCGTTTGTCTTCTGGTTTCGCAGCTGGATGGCTCATCGGCAGATCGAGCGTCGATTGCAGTCACCGGCTGCCGACCAACCGCCCCGGGATCACCTGTCGCAGGGGACGTCCTCAGGATTGATTGGTCAATGGCTGTTTCGCGCCGGGTACCGCTCGCGGAATGCGGTGACCATTTTCCTGGCCCTCTCCCTGCTGGGACTGCTGACCGGAGCTGGCGTTGTGTCATTTCTGCTCTGGTCCGGAGTGGACGATGTGCTGGAACGTCTACTGGTGACGCTCCCCGGCGGCGTTGGAGAAGTGTTTCTTCCGTTCGCATGGGCAAGCCCGTGGCTGGCGGCCGGATTTCTGGCCAGTCTCCCGGCTCTCCTTGTTGCGAGCCGGCGAAAGAAGCGTGTCCAGCAGATCGAACAGGACCTGCCGTTGACGCTCGATCTTCTGTCAACGCTGGCCGAAGCCGGACTGAGCTTCGACTCCGCCCTGGATCGCATTCTGATGACCCAGCCACGGGAGCGCCCGCTGGCAACAGAGTTCCGTCTGTTTCAGATGGACATTCTTGCCGGTCGTGGTCGGATCGATGCGCTGCGTCGGCTCTTGCGACGGGGCGAAGTGCCCTGGTTTTCAATTTTCATCTCTGCCGTTATGCATTCGGAGCAGGTTGGCTCAAGTCTGGCGCAGACGCTGCGTGCTCAGGCGGACGATCTTCGCGTGCGTCGCCGCGAGCGGGCCCTGGCGTTCGCCATGGCCGTCCCGGTCCGGTTGCTGGGCCCTTTGATCATCTGTTTTCTACCGGGAATCATGACAGCGACCCTCGGGCCGATCGTGTATCAGATCGTGCAGGTGCTGGATTCGTTCCTTCGCGGAGCCCTCGCGACATGA
- a CDS encoding CpaF family protein, with amino-acid sequence MTDPQDVRPESKPGATARARLGQVRFTLPVERVHQPHQQQPAETDAPAGRADYLVVKGTLHERLLDEMNAGGLFGNNEDELSEFVETFVHRLLEQEDVPLNDEERQRIVADLKEETLGVGPLAPLMADPAVTDILVNGPSRIYVERFGRLEKTSIRFRDTAHLVRIIQRIAARVGRRIDESSPMVDARLPDGSRVNATLPPVTIDGPTLSIRRFGRRRLNRQELMRLGMFSPDMMQFLELIVRARRNVIVAGGTGAGKSTFLGAMCEVIPDSERIITIEDAAELILDQQHVIRKESRPLNIEGQGRITVRDLVINSLRMRPGRIIVGEVRGAEALDMLQAMNTGHDGSLTTVHANSPRDAVARLETMVLMAGMDLPSRAIREQIASAIDMIVFVRRFDDGVCRVDRISELTGLEKQTPLLQVVFVFEQTGRRGRQIEGRFTATGIVPRCVHELRERNWDIPFDLFQRTTER; translated from the coding sequence ATGACTGATCCACAGGATGTCCGCCCGGAATCCAAACCCGGGGCAACCGCGCGGGCCCGGCTGGGCCAGGTGCGTTTCACACTTCCGGTGGAGCGAGTGCATCAGCCGCACCAGCAGCAGCCGGCGGAAACAGATGCCCCGGCTGGTCGCGCTGACTATCTGGTCGTCAAGGGGACACTCCACGAGCGCCTGCTGGACGAGATGAATGCGGGTGGGCTGTTCGGCAACAACGAAGACGAGTTGTCGGAGTTTGTCGAAACGTTCGTCCATCGACTTCTGGAACAGGAAGACGTCCCGCTCAACGATGAGGAACGGCAGCGGATCGTTGCCGACCTGAAGGAGGAAACGCTCGGCGTCGGTCCGCTGGCACCGTTGATGGCCGACCCCGCGGTTACCGACATCCTCGTCAACGGACCGTCCCGGATTTATGTAGAGCGCTTCGGTCGACTGGAAAAGACATCGATCCGGTTCCGCGACACGGCTCATCTCGTGCGAATCATCCAGCGGATAGCAGCCCGTGTGGGACGACGCATCGACGAGTCGTCTCCGATGGTGGATGCCCGTCTGCCGGACGGCAGCCGCGTCAACGCGACCCTGCCTCCGGTCACCATCGACGGGCCGACGCTCTCGATACGGCGTTTCGGGCGTCGCCGGTTGAACCGTCAGGAACTGATGCGGCTGGGCATGTTCAGTCCGGACATGATGCAGTTCCTGGAGCTGATCGTCCGTGCGCGGCGCAACGTCATTGTCGCCGGGGGAACTGGAGCGGGGAAATCGACGTTTCTGGGTGCCATGTGCGAGGTGATTCCGGACTCGGAACGGATTATCACCATCGAAGACGCTGCCGAACTGATCCTTGACCAGCAGCACGTGATACGCAAGGAGTCGCGTCCGCTCAACATCGAAGGGCAGGGGCGGATCACGGTCCGCGATCTGGTCATCAACTCACTGCGAATGCGTCCGGGCCGGATCATCGTCGGCGAGGTCCGCGGGGCCGAAGCCCTCGACATGCTGCAGGCCATGAACACCGGTCACGACGGTAGTCTCACGACCGTTCACGCCAACAGTCCCCGGGATGCGGTCGCTCGGCTCGAAACCATGGTCCTCATGGCGGGAATGGATCTGCCGTCACGGGCGATCCGGGAACAGATCGCCTCGGCGATTGACATGATCGTGTTCGTCCGACGGTTCGATGACGGTGTTTGCCGGGTCGATCGGATTTCGGAACTGACGGGACTCGAAAAACAGACGCCGTTGCTTCAGGTCGTGTTCGTCTTCGAGCAGACCGGTCGTCGCGGTCGCCAGATCGAAGGGAGGTTCACGGCAACCGGCATTGTGCCCCGGTGCGTTCATGAACTCCGCGAACGCAACTGGGACATTCCGTTTGACCTGTTTCAGCGAACCACGGAACGATAG
- a CDS encoding type II secretion system F family protein produces the protein MTRRRLHDFSPNGLPDSDIGRTRSGILRRYRWLAAIGGPLVSAGFYGLAGWPVPYSIAAGVVVMIAIWQTDDWLYRRRLQRVEQQLADSIDLMIAAVKAGSSLQGAMESATENIAAPWSRELGESTARIRYGDDPIEVLTEMADRVPLETVRLFAQTLAVNWSVGGRLAQTLANVGRTVRDRLELSRRMNAMTIQARLSVVSVTIVTYFIGALMWRNDPDRMGEFLGSLLGQGLVTSAVVLQAIGVLWISRLSTPRF, from the coding sequence ATGACGCGGCGAAGACTGCACGATTTCAGTCCGAACGGCCTGCCGGATTCCGACATCGGACGGACCCGTAGCGGGATTCTGCGGCGGTATCGATGGCTGGCGGCAATTGGCGGACCGCTCGTCTCTGCGGGGTTCTACGGGCTGGCCGGCTGGCCCGTGCCGTATTCGATCGCAGCGGGCGTCGTCGTCATGATTGCCATCTGGCAAACGGATGACTGGCTGTACCGTCGACGTCTGCAGCGTGTCGAGCAGCAACTGGCCGATTCGATTGACCTGATGATTGCTGCAGTCAAGGCGGGCTCGAGCCTCCAGGGTGCCATGGAGTCGGCGACCGAGAACATCGCGGCACCCTGGAGTCGGGAACTGGGAGAGTCGACCGCCCGCATTCGCTACGGCGATGATCCGATCGAGGTCCTTACCGAGATGGCAGATCGTGTTCCGCTCGAAACCGTGCGGCTCTTCGCGCAGACGCTTGCGGTCAACTGGTCCGTTGGAGGACGGCTGGCCCAGACGCTCGCGAACGTGGGACGAACGGTTCGGGACCGTCTCGAGCTGTCCCGGCGGATGAATGCGATGACGATTCAGGCGCGGCTGTCGGTCGTCAGTGTCACCATCGTGACGTACTTCATCGGCGCCCTGATGTGGCGGAACGATCCGGACCGCATGGGAGAGTTTCTCGGGTCACTGTTGGGCCAGGGACTGGTGACGTCGGCCGTCGTGCTGCAGGCGATTGGCGTTCTGTGGATCTCCCGATTGAGTACGCCCCGGTTCTGA
- a CDS encoding AAA family ATPase → MTVQNHLLIVGDDSGLPEELETALSSDAPGRIVVHVARDLTNAVDLARSLFPPLAVVDMPGEMETFKATLQEIQAVSPETVIAGAYRPDVFSSQTWEQAPQGAIFVEGLRFGARDFLRRPVSSADLRQLLDRTLTTAARVPATRGVTVAFISNKGGVGKSTLAVNAATRLAQQHPGEVLLIDASLQMGVCAPMLDLHPETTLVDAIRERERLDTTLVRQLTTPHPCGLDLLAAPPDAVAATEIGHTLLTRILNLARRTYNYVLVDTFPLLDSIVMAVLDASDMTYIVLDNVVPTMLSVTQLLSLLDGLGHPAAQRRTAVNRMTKAAGNPTRTDIEATLQQPVDHLFPYDRRALTAANLGRPFALNPRRWSALERGLRGLVGEIEHFREQAVLSNGRGDRSAAVPSEDGRFTRESTDD, encoded by the coding sequence CCGCTTTAAGCAGCGATGCACCGGGACGCATCGTAGTTCACGTCGCGCGCGATCTGACGAATGCTGTCGATCTGGCACGCAGTCTCTTTCCGCCGCTGGCAGTTGTTGACATGCCCGGCGAGATGGAAACGTTCAAGGCGACGCTCCAGGAAATCCAGGCGGTCTCGCCGGAAACGGTCATCGCCGGTGCGTATCGCCCGGACGTGTTCAGCTCGCAGACGTGGGAGCAGGCGCCGCAGGGAGCGATCTTTGTCGAGGGACTGCGGTTTGGCGCGCGGGATTTCCTGCGCCGTCCGGTCTCTTCGGCCGATCTCCGCCAGTTGCTCGATCGCACACTGACGACGGCCGCCCGCGTTCCTGCGACGCGCGGCGTGACCGTGGCCTTCATCAGCAACAAGGGCGGGGTGGGCAAATCAACTCTCGCGGTCAATGCCGCAACGCGGCTGGCGCAGCAGCATCCGGGAGAGGTGCTGCTCATCGACGCGTCGCTGCAGATGGGTGTCTGCGCGCCCATGCTCGATCTGCACCCGGAGACGACTCTGGTCGATGCGATCCGCGAGCGCGAACGCCTGGACACCACGCTCGTGCGGCAGTTGACGACTCCCCATCCCTGCGGGCTGGACCTGCTGGCGGCTCCGCCCGATGCGGTTGCGGCGACCGAGATTGGCCACACGCTGTTGACCCGGATCCTGAACCTCGCGCGGCGGACCTACAACTACGTGCTGGTCGACACGTTCCCGCTGCTCGACAGCATCGTCATGGCGGTCCTCGATGCGTCCGACATGACCTACATCGTTCTCGACAATGTTGTGCCCACGATGTTGAGTGTGACCCAGCTGCTCTCACTTCTGGACGGGCTGGGACACCCCGCCGCGCAACGGCGTACGGCCGTCAACCGCATGACGAAAGCTGCGGGAAACCCCACACGCACGGATATCGAAGCGACGCTCCAGCAGCCGGTGGATCACCTGTTTCCCTACGATCGACGGGCACTGACTGCGGCGAATCTCGGACGACCGTTCGCGCTGAACCCGCGGCGGTGGTCGGCGCTGGAACGCGGGCTGAGAGGGCTTGTGGGCGAGATCGAACATTTCCGGGAGCAGGCGGTGCTCTCAAACGGGCGAGGCGACAGGTCGGCGGCAGTGCCTTCCGAAGACGGCCGTTTCACCCGGGAGTCGACGGATGACTGA